The Pasteurella multocida genome contains a region encoding:
- the bioC gene encoding malonyl-ACP O-methyltransferase BioC, producing the protein MDRIDKGRIKQRFSAAVSNYDQQARAQQQIHQRLLSLLSYIDRQAFQRALEIGCGTGGLTKQLMSQLQVEHWELNDLCDMREHLQSVLPQPFHFHCGDAEQLPFPQQYDLIASASVVQWFEDKAGFIARCKVRLKKHGFLLFSTFTPENLTQIKHLTGVGLTYPRLEDWQKWLVPEFEILVLEHEEIVLHFDDPLAVLKHLKQTGVTATQQQGWTKGQLHAFCQQYQQHYRNAQHKVELTYTPMYVLARLT; encoded by the coding sequence ATGGATCGTATTGATAAAGGACGCATTAAACAGCGTTTTTCTGCCGCTGTATCGAACTATGATCAGCAAGCGAGAGCACAACAGCAGATTCACCAACGTTTGCTTAGTTTATTGTCGTATATCGACAGACAAGCATTCCAACGTGCATTAGAGATTGGATGTGGTACTGGTGGATTAACGAAGCAATTAATGTCACAGTTGCAGGTTGAACACTGGGAGCTGAATGACCTTTGCGATATGCGAGAGCATCTGCAATCAGTGTTGCCCCAACCTTTTCACTTCCATTGTGGCGATGCGGAACAACTTCCCTTTCCGCAGCAGTATGATTTGATTGCCAGTGCTTCCGTGGTGCAATGGTTTGAAGATAAAGCGGGTTTTATTGCGCGTTGTAAAGTGCGCTTAAAAAAGCACGGATTTTTGTTATTCAGTACTTTCACGCCCGAGAATTTAACACAGATCAAACACCTCACCGGTGTGGGGTTAACTTATCCACGTCTTGAGGACTGGCAAAAGTGGCTAGTGCCTGAATTTGAGATTTTAGTCCTCGAACACGAGGAGATTGTGTTGCACTTTGATGATCCCTTAGCGGTGTTAAAACATTTGAAACAAACAGGCGTTACTGCCACACAGCAGCAAGGGTGGACAAAAGGGCAATTGCACGCCTTTTGCCAACAATATCAACAACATTACCGTAACGCACAACACAAAGTAGAACTCACTTACACGCCGATGTATGTGCTGGCGCGTTTAACTTAA
- a CDS encoding pimeloyl-ACP methyl esterase BioG family protein has translation MKTQHISQQGDNLIVYFAGWGTPPSVVEHLILPENYDLCLCYDYRDLHCDVDFSAYQHIRVVAWSMGVWVAERVMQGYPLLSATAINGTGLPCDDQYGIPEAIFAGTLSGLNEDNRTKFERRICGSKTLLRDYQHYSMRPTLQEIHAELTALYTFLQQDHRTDLISWSKAIVGSKDKIFPAQNQRAYWQDRCAITEIAGEHLLFPHFTHWETCWL, from the coding sequence ATGAAAACACAACATATTTCACAGCAAGGCGACAATCTGATCGTCTATTTTGCAGGGTGGGGCACACCGCCGAGCGTGGTCGAGCACCTGATTCTGCCGGAAAATTATGATTTATGCCTTTGCTATGATTATCGAGATCTGCATTGCGATGTTGATTTTTCCGCTTATCAACATATTCGCGTGGTGGCATGGTCAATGGGCGTGTGGGTAGCGGAGCGTGTGATGCAAGGTTATCCACTGCTATCTGCTACGGCGATCAATGGCACGGGCTTACCTTGTGATGACCAATATGGTATTCCCGAAGCCATTTTTGCTGGCACGTTATCTGGTTTAAATGAAGATAATCGGACTAAATTTGAACGTCGTATTTGTGGTTCAAAAACGCTGTTAAGAGATTATCAGCACTATTCCATGCGTCCCACATTACAGGAAATTCATGCTGAACTGACCGCACTTTATACCTTTTTACAACAAGATCACCGTACAGATTTAATCTCGTGGAGCAAGGCGATTGTCGGCTCAAAAGATAAAATTTTCCCTGCACAAAATCAGCGGGCTTATTGGCAGGATCGTTGTGCAATAACAGAAATCGCAGGGGAGCATTTGTTGTTTCCTCACTTCACCCATTGGGAAACTTGTTGGTTGTAG
- the bioF gene encoding 8-amino-7-oxononanoate synthase, whose product MIRYYQQQLADLKAQNQFRQLPQLIHRGRFIQREDNTMLNMSSNDYLGLANNEALRQAFFTQYQDQLPALTSSSSRLLTGSFPIYDELESLMAQAFGRETALLFNSGYHANIGILPALADKKTLIVADKLVHASMIDGIRLAQCEFVRFRHHDYAHLEQILQKNDRTFERIIVVTESVFSMDGDCADLTQLVALKQHYPQVMIYVDEAHAIGVLGEKGLGLAEQRGCINQIDILVGTFGKALGSMGAYVICDQMIRDYLVNKMRPLIFSTALPPFNVAWTHFVFQQLPHLQAERAHLAQLSQHLRQAIVGIFQVPMPSESCIVPYILGDNELTVRTAQRLQQQGYYCLPIRPPTVPKGTSRIRFSLTADMQVAEVEQFIACLQELAE is encoded by the coding sequence ATGATCAGGTATTATCAGCAGCAGTTAGCTGATTTAAAGGCGCAGAATCAATTTCGCCAACTGCCCCAACTCATTCACCGAGGGCGTTTTATTCAACGTGAGGACAATACGATGCTGAATATGTCCTCCAATGATTATTTAGGTTTAGCCAATAACGAAGCCTTGCGTCAGGCGTTTTTCACGCAATACCAAGATCAACTCCCGGCATTGACTTCTTCTTCCTCCCGTTTATTAACAGGCTCTTTTCCGATTTATGATGAGCTAGAAAGCTTAATGGCGCAGGCATTTGGACGAGAAACTGCCTTGCTATTTAATAGCGGTTATCATGCTAATATTGGGATTTTGCCTGCTTTAGCGGACAAAAAAACGCTGATTGTGGCGGATAAACTGGTACATGCCAGTATGATTGATGGCATTCGCTTGGCACAATGTGAGTTTGTGCGTTTTCGTCATCATGATTACGCCCACCTTGAACAAATTTTGCAAAAAAATGACCGCACTTTTGAGCGGATTATCGTGGTTACGGAATCCGTGTTTAGTATGGATGGTGACTGTGCAGACCTCACCCAGCTGGTCGCATTAAAACAGCACTATCCGCAAGTGATGATATATGTAGATGAAGCCCATGCGATAGGCGTATTGGGGGAGAAGGGGCTAGGGTTAGCAGAACAACGAGGCTGTATCAACCAAATTGATATTTTAGTCGGTACGTTTGGCAAGGCGTTGGGCTCTATGGGGGCTTATGTGATTTGCGATCAAATGATCCGAGATTATTTGGTTAATAAAATGCGCCCATTGATTTTTTCCACGGCACTTCCGCCGTTTAATGTGGCATGGACGCATTTTGTCTTTCAACAATTACCACATTTGCAAGCCGAACGCGCACATCTTGCTCAGCTTAGTCAACATTTACGCCAAGCGATTGTCGGCATTTTTCAAGTCCCGATGCCAAGTGAAAGTTGTATCGTACCTTATATTTTGGGCGACAACGAACTGACAGTAAGAACAGCGCAACGTTTGCAACAACAAGGCTATTATTGCTTACCGATTCGCCCGCCGACAGTCCCAAAAGGTACCTCTCGTATTCGTTTTTCACTGACTGCAGATATGCAAGTGGCGGAAGTGGAACAATTTATTGCTTGTTTACAGGAGCTTGCTGAATGA